One Betaproteobacteria bacterium genomic window, CGTGCCCTGGCGGGAAGCCAACACGCACGTGCTCACCCACTCCCTGCACTACGGTCTGGCGGTGTTCGAAGGCATGCGGGCCTACAACACCGCAAAGGGCACCGCGATCTTCCGGCTGCGCGAGCACATCGAACGGATGTACAACTCGGCGCACATCTACATGATGCAGATCCCCTTCACGCCCGAAGAGCTGATCGAGGCGTCGAAGGAAGTCGTGCGGGCCAACAAGCTCGAATCCTGTTACATCCGCCCCATCGCGTTCTACGGCTCGGAGAAGATGGGCGTCTCCCCCGCGGCGCCACGGTTCACGTGGCCATCGCCGCCTGGCCCTGGGGCGCGTATCTGGGTGCCGAGGGTCTGGAGAAGGGAATCCGGGTCAAGACCTCCTCCTATTCCCGCCATCACGTCAACGTGACCATGGCACGTGCCAAGTTCGCGGCAACCTATGCGAACTCGATCCTCGCCAATCTGGAAGCGACTCACGACGGCTACGACGAGGCGCTGCTGCTGGATGTCGACGGCTTCGTGGCGGAAGGCGCCGGAGAAAATCTGTTCGTGGTCAAGAATGGACGCATCTACGAACCCGAACTCACGTCGGCGCTGATCGGGATCACCCGCGACACCGTGGTCCAGCTGGCGCGGGACGCCGGCCTGGAGGTTCAGGCCAAGCGGCTCACCCGCGACGACATCTACATCGCGGATGAAGCGTTCTTCACGGGGACGGCGGCCGAAGTCACGCCCATTCGCGAACTGGACAACCGGCGAATCGGCCCCGGCACCTGCGGACCCGTCACCAAGCGGCTGCAGTCGGCGTTCTTCGATCTGGTGAACGCGCGCGACCCGAAACATCTCGAATGGCTCACCTTCGTCTGAACGTCGATGGAAACTGGCAAGACGGATAACCGTTCCCGTACCGTGGAGGTCACCGCAGCGGACCTCCCCCTCCACTGCCCCACGCCTGCCATGCAGTTGTGGAACACGCATCCCCGGGTGTTCCTGCCCATCCAGAACTCCGGCGAGGCGCTCTGCCCGTATTGCGGCACGCATTTCCGGCTGACGGGCGGCCCGGTCGCGACCGGACACTGACCGCCTGCTCTCGCAGGATCGGTTTCGGGCCTGCCATGGCGGCGGCTTCCCCGTGAGTCGGCGCATCCTGGTCGTGGGCCCGAGCTGGGTCGGTGACATGGTCATGGCGCAGCCGCTCGTTCATCAGCTGAGTGGCGGTGGCAAGGCCAGGGTGGATATGCTCGTTCCCCCATGGGTCATGGGGCTGGCCGCGCGCATGCCCGGAGTGACGGATGCCATGGCAAGCCCGTTCGGCCACGGTGAGCTCGCGCTCGGCAGGCGCTGGCGGCTCGGGCGCGACATATCCCCGCGCGGCTACGATCAGGCCGTCATCCTGCCCAACTCGCTCAAGTCCGCCCTGGTTCCCTGGTTTGCCGGCATCGCACGCCGCACGGGATTTCGCGGCGAGATGCGATGGGGCGTGCTGAACGACATCCGCGCTCTCGATCGCACCTCGGTGCCGCGGCTGGTGGACCGCTTCCTTCTGCTTGCAGACAGCGCTCCCTCCATTCCGCCCATGCCGCAGTTGCGGACGGACGAAACCCGGCAGCGCCAGTTGCTGGAACGCCTGCGCCTGGACGTTTCCCGGCCCGTCGCCGGACTGTGCCCCGGGGCCGAATTCGGCCCGGCGAAACGCTGGCCCCCCCGGCATTTCGCTGCGCTGGCAGTGCACCTGATCGAGCGCGGCATGAGGATCTGGCTCCTTGGATCCTCCCGGGACGCCGCCATCGCCACCGAGATCGAGGCGCAATGTCCGGAAGCCGTCGTGAATCTCTGCGGACGAACCACCCTGGAAGACGCCGTGGATCTGCTCGCAGCATGCTCGGTGGTGGTCAGCAACGATTCCGGACTCATGCATGTGGCCGCCGCCGTGGGACGCCCCGTGATCGCACTGTTCGGATCGAGTTCTCCGGAGTACACGCCACCGCTGTCGGCCACCGCCCGTATCGTGCGCAATCCGGTTCCCTGCAGCCCCTGCTTCAAGAGAGAATGCCCGCTCCGCCATTTCGATTGTCTTGACGGTCTGCTTCCGGCCACAGTCGTGGCACAGGTCGAGGCCGCCATGGAACTGCCA contains:
- the waaF gene encoding lipopolysaccharide heptosyltransferase II; this translates as MSRRILVVGPSWVGDMVMAQPLVHQLSGGGKARVDMLVPPWVMGLAARMPGVTDAMASPFGHGELALGRRWRLGRDISPRGYDQAVILPNSLKSALVPWFAGIARRTGFRGEMRWGVLNDIRALDRTSVPRLVDRFLLLADSAPSIPPMPQLRTDETRQRQLLERLRLDVSRPVAGLCPGAEFGPAKRWPPRHFAALAVHLIERGMRIWLLGSSRDAAIATEIEAQCPEAVVNLCGRTTLEDAVDLLAACSVVVSNDSGLMHVAAAVGRPVIALFGSSSPEYTPPLSATARIVRNPVPCSPCFKRECPLRHFDCLDGLLPATVVAQVEAAMELPR
- a CDS encoding zinc-finger domain-containing protein; this encodes METGKTDNRSRTVEVTAADLPLHCPTPAMQLWNTHPRVFLPIQNSGEALCPYCGTHFRLTGGPVATGH